Proteins encoded in a region of the bacterium genome:
- a CDS encoding DinB family protein, whose protein sequence is MTRGDAVSLKALVVNHIHTTLEDEEWQWQPPLRGALRGLTAAEAAWKPSPARHSIWQIVRHLMVWKRGVLDAWDGDPPDGRQLAAADWHEATGSEADWERDRQTLLEISAQFLTRAEALDDAGLSRNVVWYKNGAAQPLAMRLVRTTTHDVYHAGQIMYLRALQGIGKR, encoded by the coding sequence ATGACTCGAGGGGATGCGGTCTCGCTCAAAGCGCTGGTGGTGAATCATATCCACACGACGCTGGAGGACGAAGAGTGGCAGTGGCAGCCCCCGCTCCGCGGAGCGCTCCGGGGGCTGACGGCCGCCGAGGCGGCGTGGAAACCTTCGCCGGCGCGGCACTCGATCTGGCAGATCGTCCGCCATCTCATGGTCTGGAAGCGCGGGGTGCTCGACGCGTGGGATGGAGATCCGCCCGACGGGCGGCAACTCGCCGCCGCCGATTGGCACGAGGCGACCGGGAGCGAGGCCGACTGGGAGCGGGACCGCCAAACATTGTTGGAAATCTCCGCCCAGTTTCTCACTCGGGCGGAGGCCCTGGATGATGCGGGGCTCTCAAGAAACGTGGTCTGGTACAAGAACGGCGCGGCTCAGCCGCTCGCGATGCGGCTGGTCCGGACGACAACCCACGACGTCTACCACGCCGGACAGATCATGTACCTGCGGGCGCTCCAGGGCATCGGCAAGCGCTGA
- a CDS encoding aldo/keto reductase, with amino-acid sequence MLYRSLGRSGLNVSAYALGTNAFGGRADEETSIAIIHHAIDHGVNLIDTANVYTGSHSERIIGRALQDRRDRVVLATKCAMKVGDGPNDEGASRGHVLREVERSLARLRTDFIDLYQIHTWDPRTPLEETLRTLDDLVRAGKVRYIGCSNYAAWQVSRALGTSDRRGFVRYESVQPEYSPADRRIEAELVPCCLAEGVGVLAYFPLAGGVLTGKYTPGSPPPQGSRALTQPQFARRLSERNLRLAQDMAGLASEVGCTLSQLTLAWVMRRPGITSALVGATKVAQQEENLKAVDLAVPPEILDRVTELSTAFVTA; translated from the coding sequence ATGCTCTACCGTTCGCTCGGCCGGTCCGGTCTCAACGTGTCGGCGTACGCGCTCGGCACGAACGCGTTCGGCGGCCGGGCCGATGAAGAGACGTCGATCGCGATTATCCACCACGCGATCGACCACGGCGTAAATCTCATCGACACCGCCAATGTGTACACGGGGAGCCACTCCGAGCGCATCATCGGCCGCGCGCTCCAAGACCGGCGCGACCGGGTCGTCCTCGCCACCAAGTGTGCGATGAAAGTCGGCGACGGGCCCAACGACGAGGGAGCATCGCGCGGGCACGTCCTGCGCGAAGTGGAACGCAGTCTCGCGCGCCTCCGGACCGACTTCATCGATCTCTACCAGATCCACACGTGGGACCCCCGCACGCCGCTCGAGGAGACCCTCCGGACGCTCGACGACCTGGTCCGCGCGGGCAAGGTCCGGTATATCGGGTGCTCCAACTACGCCGCGTGGCAGGTCTCCCGGGCCCTCGGGACCAGTGATCGCCGCGGATTCGTGCGGTACGAGTCGGTCCAGCCGGAGTATTCGCCGGCCGACCGTCGGATCGAAGCCGAGCTCGTGCCGTGCTGCCTGGCGGAGGGCGTCGGCGTCCTCGCGTACTTTCCGCTGGCCGGCGGCGTGCTCACCGGCAAGTACACCCCCGGGTCGCCGCCGCCGCAGGGGTCTCGCGCGCTCACTCAGCCGCAGTTCGCCAGGCGGCTCAGCGAACGCAACCTCCGGCTGGCCCAGGACATGGCCGGGCTCGCCTCCGAGGTCGGCTGCACCCTCTCGCAGCTCACGTTGGCCTGGGTCATGCGCCGCCCCGGCATCACGAGCGCGCTGGTCGGCGCGACCAAGGTCGCGCAGCAGGAGGAGAACCTCAAAGCGGTCGACCTCGCGGTCCCGCCGGAGATCCTGGACCGGGTGACCGAACTGTCCACCGCCTTCGTGACGGCTTGA
- a CDS encoding hydantoinase/oxoprolinase family protein: protein MTAVPRSARGSYRVGLDIGGTFTDLVLLNETTGELRLHKILTTPDDPARAALAGLLELCASAGAVGVAVRDVTALVHGTTLVTNAIIERRGARTALLTTRGFRDILEMGKEQRYDIYDLFLRFPEPLVPRRDRLEIDERVAADGEVLKPLDRDEIRRAAERLAAGGIEAVAVAFLHAYRNPANEQAALAAIRDAAPHVAVSLSSDVVPEIREFERTCTTVANAYVQPLLGRYVGRLESTLGERGFTGRFTLMQSTGGAASPETARRFPIRLLESGPAGGALVAAFFGGPLGLRDLVGFDMGGTTAKICLIRDGRPAIAPEMEVARVHRFKRGSGLPVTVPTVDMMEIGAGGGSIAWIDSLGLLKVGPHSAGAEPGPACYGRGGQAPTVTDACLALGYFNEASFLGGAMPLDRPAAIGALERLGAPLHLDAVGTAWGIHQIVVESMAAAARVYLIERGQDPRRFALIAFGGAGPSHAARVARILGMSDVIVPPASGVASALGLLVAPVSVELVHSLPGPLDGLPWDRVTALYTEMEAQGLAALRDAGIAPGSIARERRAEMRLLGQFHDIEVPVPDGPLGPEVAEGLTRAFETEYRRRYGIFLADRPIQALNWRVSVTGPRPDVRLQTGAAGGPASDGAGGPASDGATAAVRGRRPAYFPETGGFVEVPVYDRGLLRPGMRADGPAIVEEREATTVAGPGDRFAVDQAGNLRLAVARQSRQPATLRGRVTHGTD, encoded by the coding sequence ATGACGGCCGTGCCCCGCTCCGCGCGTGGCTCGTACCGTGTCGGACTGGACATCGGCGGCACCTTCACCGACCTGGTGCTGCTCAATGAGACGACCGGCGAGTTGCGCCTTCACAAGATTCTCACAACGCCCGACGATCCCGCCCGCGCGGCGCTGGCCGGCCTCCTGGAGCTGTGCGCGTCGGCCGGGGCAGTCGGGGTGGCCGTACGCGACGTCACCGCCCTGGTGCACGGCACGACCCTCGTGACGAACGCGATCATCGAGCGCCGGGGCGCCCGCACCGCGCTGCTCACAACCCGCGGGTTCCGCGACATTCTTGAGATGGGCAAAGAGCAACGTTACGATATCTACGATCTCTTTCTGCGCTTCCCGGAGCCCCTCGTCCCCCGTCGGGATCGCCTGGAGATCGACGAGCGCGTCGCCGCCGACGGCGAGGTGCTCAAACCACTCGATCGCGATGAGATCCGCCGCGCGGCCGAACGGCTCGCCGCCGGCGGCATCGAGGCGGTTGCCGTCGCGTTTCTGCACGCCTACCGCAACCCGGCAAACGAACAGGCCGCGCTCGCGGCGATTCGGGATGCCGCCCCGCACGTGGCCGTGTCGCTGTCGAGCGACGTTGTCCCGGAGATTCGAGAATTCGAGCGCACGTGCACGACCGTCGCGAACGCCTACGTCCAGCCGCTGCTCGGCCGCTACGTCGGCCGCCTTGAATCGACCCTCGGCGAGCGCGGCTTCACCGGGCGGTTCACCCTGATGCAGTCCACGGGCGGCGCCGCGTCGCCCGAGACCGCCCGGCGCTTCCCGATCCGCCTCTTGGAGTCCGGTCCGGCCGGCGGTGCGCTCGTGGCCGCGTTCTTCGGCGGTCCCCTCGGTCTCCGCGACCTCGTCGGCTTCGACATGGGCGGCACGACCGCGAAGATCTGCCTCATCCGCGACGGCCGGCCGGCGATCGCGCCGGAGATGGAGGTCGCGCGCGTCCACCGCTTCAAGCGCGGCTCCGGACTGCCGGTGACGGTCCCGACCGTCGACATGATGGAGATCGGCGCGGGCGGCGGATCGATCGCCTGGATCGACTCGCTCGGACTGCTCAAGGTGGGGCCGCACAGCGCGGGCGCGGAGCCGGGTCCGGCCTGCTACGGCCGGGGCGGACAGGCGCCGACGGTGACCGACGCCTGCCTCGCGCTCGGATACTTCAACGAAGCGTCGTTCCTCGGCGGCGCCATGCCGCTCGACCGGCCGGCGGCGATCGGGGCCTTGGAGCGCCTCGGCGCGCCGCTGCATCTCGACGCGGTCGGGACGGCCTGGGGCATCCACCAGATCGTCGTCGAGAGCATGGCCGCCGCGGCGCGAGTCTACCTGATCGAGCGGGGCCAGGACCCGCGACGGTTCGCGCTGATCGCCTTCGGCGGCGCGGGGCCGTCGCACGCCGCCCGGGTCGCGCGTATCTTGGGCATGTCGGACGTCATCGTGCCGCCGGCTTCAGGCGTGGCCTCCGCGCTGGGACTCCTCGTCGCACCGGTGAGCGTGGAGCTGGTGCACTCCCTCCCTGGTCCCCTCGACGGTCTGCCGTGGGATCGTGTGACGGCGCTGTACACTGAGATGGAGGCGCAGGGCCTCGCGGCCTTGCGCGACGCCGGCATCGCGCCCGGCTCCATCGCGCGCGAGCGGCGCGCGGAGATGCGCCTCCTCGGCCAGTTCCACGACATCGAGGTTCCCGTGCCGGACGGGCCGCTCGGCCCCGAGGTCGCCGAAGGGTTGACCCGGGCGTTCGAAACCGAGTACCGCCGCCGCTACGGGATCTTCCTCGCCGATCGCCCGATCCAGGCACTCAACTGGCGCGTCAGCGTGACCGGCCCGCGGCCGGACGTGCGGCTGCAGACCGGCGCGGCCGGAGGCCCTGCGTCAGACGGGGCAGGAGGTCCTGCGTCAGACGGGGCGACCGCCGCCGTGCGTGGGAGGCGGCCGGCCTACTTTCCGGAGACCGGCGGGTTCGTTGAGGTGCCGGTGTACGACCGCGGCCTGCTCCGGCCGGGCATGCGGGCCGACGGCCCCGCCATCGTCGAGGAGCGCGAAGCCACCACGGTCGCCGGCCCGGGCGACCGGTTCGCCGTCGATCAGGCCGGCAATCTGCGCCTCGCCGTCGCCCGGCAGTCGAGACAGCCGGCGACGCTGCGCGGGAGAGTGACGCATGGCACGGACTGA
- a CDS encoding retroviral-like aspartic protease family protein has product MLVPALVDTGAGMTALPSDVPRQLGLPVAGRTIVSGFDGQARIVPTYTVQIRVAEYTTVLKVIGLGAVALLGRDVLNTLFIRLRGPEGILEVDEPPP; this is encoded by the coding sequence ATGCTGGTTCCGGCGTTGGTGGACACCGGCGCCGGGATGACGGCACTTCCCTCGGACGTGCCCAGACAATTGGGTTTGCCCGTAGCCGGCCGCACGATCGTCTCCGGCTTCGATGGTCAGGCGAGAATTGTGCCCACGTACACCGTTCAGATACGCGTGGCGGAGTATACTACGGTGCTCAAGGTCATCGGCCTCGGCGCGGTCGCGCTCCTTGGGCGGGACGTCCTCAACACGCTCTTCATCAGGCTGAGAGGCCCGGAGGGGATTCTCGAAGTCGACGAGCCGCCACCGTAA
- a CDS encoding chlorite dismutase family protein has protein sequence MADMASVHGFLYFRVPAGHRSPAVAARVSEAAGTAAGAPGVAGLYAYDLAGLRGDADLGFWVAAEGPEAFQRAATALARADLDLTWSLWGFVRPSQYTGRDGTSVRVPGERRRFLVVYPFGKTHDWYQLPADDRRAMMTEHARLGHRFEDIEQLLLYCTGLADWEFVVGYETDDLARFSELVTALRSTAARPYTLRDTPTFVGRYGQIEDIVRAVIG, from the coding sequence ATGGCTGATATGGCGTCCGTGCACGGCTTTCTCTACTTCCGGGTCCCGGCGGGGCATCGCTCGCCCGCCGTGGCGGCGCGCGTATCCGAGGCCGCGGGGACCGCGGCCGGCGCGCCCGGAGTCGCCGGCCTCTACGCGTACGACCTCGCGGGGCTGCGCGGCGACGCCGACCTGGGTTTTTGGGTCGCCGCGGAGGGCCCGGAGGCGTTCCAGCGCGCGGCGACGGCGTTGGCCCGCGCCGACCTCGACCTGACGTGGTCGCTGTGGGGCTTCGTCCGGCCCTCGCAGTACACGGGGCGCGACGGCACGAGCGTGCGTGTGCCCGGTGAGCGGCGCCGGTTTCTCGTCGTCTACCCGTTCGGCAAGACGCACGACTGGTACCAACTGCCGGCGGACGACCGGCGGGCGATGATGACCGAGCACGCGCGGCTCGGACATCGCTTCGAGGACATCGAGCAACTGCTGCTCTATTGCACGGGCCTCGCGGACTGGGAGTTCGTCGTCGGCTACGAAACCGACGACCTCGCGCGGTTCTCCGAGCTCGTCACGGCCCTGCGCAGCACGGCGGCCCGGCCGTACACGCTGCGCGATACGCCGACGTTCGTCGGGCGGTACGGGCAGATCGAGGACATCGTTCGCGCGGTGATCGGGTAA
- a CDS encoding DUF5678 domain-containing protein — protein sequence MKKPLDNATLYLRDIPKDLVRNLKAQAALRGTTLTAFVIDILSEAAGEDTLAALKPIEADMAWYDAHKAALLRRYRGKHIAVLNKKVVDQDENFGALAQRVYAKFGVRPIFMPLCEDPEPVMHFYSPQVVEG from the coding sequence ATGAAAAAGCCGCTCGATAACGCCACACTCTATCTACGCGACATCCCCAAAGACCTGGTCCGAAACTTGAAAGCGCAGGCCGCGCTCCGCGGCACAACCCTGACCGCGTTCGTGATCGACATCCTGTCGGAGGCGGCCGGTGAGGACACCCTCGCCGCGCTGAAGCCGATCGAGGCCGACATGGCCTGGTACGATGCGCACAAGGCCGCGCTGTTGCGGCGCTACCGCGGCAAACATATCGCGGTCTTGAACAAGAAGGTCGTCGACCAGGACGAGAACTTTGGCGCTTTAGCGCAACGTGTCTACGCAAAGTTTGGTGTGCGCCCGATCTTCATGCCCCTATGCGAGGACCCGGAACCCGTCATGCACTTCTACTCGCCGCAAGTTGTCGAAGGCTGA
- a CDS encoding DinB family protein, with protein sequence MDYARVYDVLTQARGRLFGWLRPLNQEQYTQQFPFGMGTLRATLIETARVELLYGMRLRGEPVPPPPLSDTFPISETRQPTFADLEQAWTAQAPQTRATLARTTDWATTLTRRIEQGDKVVITTASKAEIAVQMLMHEVHHRAQVMAMLRQLGVEAQNLDYIGFVARREEYPKDRAPRA encoded by the coding sequence ATGGATTACGCGCGCGTCTATGATGTATTGACCCAGGCCCGCGGGCGCCTTTTCGGGTGGCTTCGTCCGTTGAACCAGGAACAGTACACGCAGCAGTTTCCGTTCGGGATGGGCACGCTCCGCGCGACGCTCATCGAGACCGCCAGGGTCGAGCTGCTCTACGGCATGCGGCTGCGGGGGGAACCCGTGCCGCCGCCTCCCCTTTCCGACACCTTCCCGATCAGCGAAACCCGGCAACCGACGTTCGCGGATCTCGAGCAGGCCTGGACCGCCCAGGCGCCGCAGACCCGCGCGACCCTCGCCCGTACCACCGATTGGGCCACGACGCTGACCCGCCGGATCGAGCAGGGCGACAAAGTCGTGATCACGACCGCGAGCAAAGCCGAGATCGCCGTGCAGATGCTGATGCACGAGGTGCATCACCGTGCCCAGGTGATGGCCATGCTGCGGCAGCTGGGCGTCGAAGCCCAGAACCTCGACTACATCGGGTTCGTGGCGCGGCGGGAGGAGTATCCGAAAGACAGGGCGCCGCGCGCCTAG
- a CDS encoding type II toxin-antitoxin system VapC family toxin, with protein MILLDANVLLYAYNASDRHHEKARSWLERTFIRPEPIGLAWTTILAFLRLSTNPRVFEHPFLPEEAVPLVSSWIARPNAIILQPGERHWQIFSKLSTETLARGPLVMDAHLAALALEHGAELATTDKDFVRFQGLRVINPLDN; from the coding sequence GTGATTCTGCTCGACGCCAACGTTCTGTTGTATGCATACAACGCCTCGGATCGGCACCACGAGAAGGCGCGCTCCTGGTTGGAGCGGACGTTCATCCGGCCGGAGCCGATCGGTCTTGCATGGACGACCATTCTCGCGTTTCTCCGTCTGAGTACGAATCCACGTGTGTTCGAGCATCCCTTCCTTCCCGAGGAAGCAGTGCCGCTCGTCTCGTCATGGATAGCCCGTCCAAATGCGATCATCCTGCAGCCGGGCGAACGTCACTGGCAGATTTTCAGCAAGCTCTCGACGGAGACCCTTGCGCGTGGACCGCTGGTCATGGACGCCCACCTTGCCGCATTGGCGCTCGAGCACGGCGCGGAGCTGGCCACCACCGACAAGGATTTTGTCCGATTCCAAGGCCTTCGAGTGATCAACCCGCTCGACAACTGA
- a CDS encoding S9 family peptidase, which translates to MSDQRRAVRPEDLAAIVTVSDAQISPDGRAVAFVRTETDLTADEYRSTIWLAGTDGGGPVQMTRGPRRDTAPRWAPDGRTIAFLSDRDGTGQLYLLPLSGGEPRRVTALPYGAGAAVWAPDGTRIAFRAAADASPEPAEPSANGPHRPRVVTRAQYKGDGFGYTFDRRHQLFVLRLPDGGVAQLTRDDAEHAGPAWSPDGRRLAFVRARAAAGDYSLFDVWSMDADGGGPRQLTSEIGRAVAPAWSPDGEWIACFGNDEQEGGFGDPVARVWLVPSAGGPPRRLTAGYDRAAVLLRPHEITLPPVWSSDGRSVTFLAADAGRVHAVRAAVPDGAVATVAGGDRQIQSITAAAGRLAFTATDPATPADLFVCAADGSAERRLTRVNEAWLSEVALPRVEHRRFSSPHGGELDGWVTHPASRLRPAPLLVEIHGGPASYAGPVFPLGLWHTYILASRGWAVLQLNPVGSGSYTKSFAQGIRGVWGERDLPEQLAAVDALVAEGTADPARLAVSGYSYGGFMTSWTITHTDRVKAAVVGAPVVNLESFHGTSDIGPWFAAWEMRGDVVTQRETYRRLSPINYVERVTTPTLIVHGEADDRCPIGQGEEFFAGLVAAGRAPVEFVRYPGQSHGFRLTGRPSHRIDVVRRVVDWMARHVKPAE; encoded by the coding sequence ATGTCCGATCAGCGCCGGGCGGTGCGCCCGGAAGATCTTGCCGCGATCGTCACCGTGTCCGACGCTCAGATCTCACCGGACGGCCGCGCCGTCGCGTTCGTGCGTACCGAGACCGATCTCACCGCCGACGAGTACCGCTCCACGATCTGGCTCGCCGGCACGGACGGTGGCGGGCCGGTCCAGATGACGCGCGGGCCGCGCCGCGACACCGCTCCGCGATGGGCCCCGGATGGCCGCACGATCGCGTTCCTGTCCGACCGCGACGGTACCGGTCAGCTCTACCTGCTGCCGCTCTCCGGCGGCGAGCCCCGGCGCGTGACGGCGCTCCCCTACGGGGCGGGGGCGGCGGTGTGGGCGCCGGACGGGACCCGGATCGCGTTCCGCGCCGCGGCGGACGCGTCTCCCGAACCGGCGGAGCCGTCGGCGAACGGGCCCCATCGTCCCCGCGTTGTCACGCGCGCGCAGTACAAAGGCGACGGCTTCGGGTACACGTTCGATCGGCGGCATCAGCTCTTCGTGCTCAGGTTGCCGGACGGCGGCGTCGCGCAGCTCACGCGCGACGACGCCGAGCATGCCGGGCCGGCCTGGTCGCCCGACGGCCGGCGTTTGGCGTTCGTGCGGGCCCGCGCCGCGGCGGGCGATTACAGCCTCTTCGACGTGTGGAGCATGGATGCGGACGGCGGCGGGCCGCGGCAGCTCACGAGCGAGATTGGGCGCGCGGTCGCCCCCGCGTGGTCTCCGGACGGTGAGTGGATCGCCTGTTTCGGCAACGACGAGCAAGAAGGAGGGTTCGGCGATCCCGTGGCCCGCGTCTGGCTCGTTCCGTCCGCCGGAGGCCCGCCCCGGCGCCTGACCGCGGGGTACGATCGCGCCGCCGTCCTCCTGCGTCCGCACGAGATCACGCTGCCGCCGGTGTGGTCGTCCGACGGCCGGTCGGTCACGTTCCTGGCCGCCGATGCCGGTCGCGTCCACGCCGTCCGCGCCGCGGTACCGGACGGGGCGGTCGCCACGGTCGCCGGCGGAGACCGCCAAATCCAAAGCATCACGGCGGCGGCGGGCCGCCTCGCCTTCACGGCCACGGACCCGGCGACCCCGGCCGACCTGTTCGTCTGCGCGGCCGATGGCTCGGCCGAGCGGCGTCTGACCCGGGTGAACGAGGCGTGGCTCTCCGAGGTGGCGTTGCCGCGCGTTGAGCACCGGCGCTTTTCCAGCCCTCACGGCGGGGAGTTGGACGGATGGGTAACGCATCCCGCAAGCCGCCTCCGGCCCGCGCCGCTCCTGGTCGAAATCCACGGCGGGCCGGCCAGTTATGCCGGACCGGTCTTTCCGCTGGGCCTGTGGCATACCTACATTCTCGCCTCCCGCGGATGGGCGGTGCTCCAGTTAAACCCGGTCGGCTCGGGCTCGTACACGAAGTCCTTCGCGCAGGGCATCCGCGGGGTCTGGGGCGAGCGGGACCTCCCCGAACAACTCGCCGCGGTCGACGCCCTCGTCGCCGAGGGCACGGCCGATCCGGCCCGCCTGGCCGTCTCCGGCTACTCATACGGCGGATTCATGACCTCATGGACGATCACCCACACGGACCGCGTCAAAGCCGCGGTCGTCGGCGCGCCGGTCGTCAACTTGGAATCGTTCCACGGGACGTCCGACATCGGGCCGTGGTTCGCGGCCTGGGAAATGCGGGGCGACGTGGTGACTCAGCGCGAGACCTACCGGCGCCTGTCCCCGATCAACTATGTCGAACGCGTGACGACGCCCACCCTGATCGTGCACGGGGAAGCGGACGACCGGTGTCCGATCGGGCAGGGCGAGGAGTTCTTTGCGGGGCTGGTGGCCGCCGGGCGGGCGCCGGTGGAGTTCGTGCGCTATCCGGGCCAGAGCCACGGATTTCGGCTCACCGGACGTCCGAGCCATCGAATCGACGTCGTGCGCCGCGTTGTCGACTGGATGGCTCGACACGTGAAGCCCGCCGAGTAG
- a CDS encoding hydantoinase B/oxoprolinase family protein — MARTETTRPAADAPFDPISLEIMWSRLINIAEECWVTILRTAFSTIIGEAQDFGCEVLDADAESIAHSPRSMPVFNLSLPLAVRYMLRAFPRESLRDGDVLVTNDPWMCAGHLYDLAVVTPVFRRGRLCALIGSIAHASDIGGTRDSLNAREVYDEGLQIPPLKLYRAGDPNDDLMALIGANVRRPEMVLGDIQAQVSSNRIGADRLLAFMDEYGLDSLASLAHTVQSRAEQAMRDAIRAVPDGTYRSDVWYDGLDEPLRLPCGVAVAGDEITVDFTGAPPQLPRGGMNCTYHYTAAHTTYALKSILTPEIRSNAGCYRPFHVVAPEGSVLNCRHPASVNERTHTGWYLGPAVFRALAEVLPDQVQAFTGLPIGMGSYGRDAEGRPFNDHLFQGGGQGASAHGDGKSALLYPTSAANVSVEMFESRTPLVVECKELIADSGGPGRHRGGLGQRVRMRLRRPSPNPVLVDFRPHGMLVSTPGLHGGLAGRRARAFVVEDGRVREAGANVGVAELRGTEERATIEIAGGSGFGDPATRPAPEIQADLDDGYVTAEGIAAHGVAISPDGRVRR, encoded by the coding sequence ATGGCACGGACTGAGACGACGCGGCCCGCCGCCGACGCGCCGTTCGATCCGATCTCGCTCGAGATCATGTGGAGCCGCCTCATCAACATCGCGGAGGAATGCTGGGTCACGATCCTCCGGACGGCGTTCAGCACGATCATCGGCGAGGCCCAGGACTTCGGCTGTGAGGTGCTCGACGCGGACGCCGAATCGATCGCGCACTCCCCGCGGTCGATGCCGGTGTTCAACCTGTCGCTGCCGCTCGCCGTCCGGTACATGCTGCGCGCCTTCCCCAGGGAATCGCTGCGGGACGGCGACGTGCTCGTCACCAACGATCCGTGGATGTGCGCCGGGCATCTCTACGACCTGGCCGTCGTGACGCCGGTGTTCCGGCGGGGCCGTCTGTGCGCCCTCATCGGGTCGATCGCCCACGCCTCGGACATCGGGGGCACGCGCGACTCGCTCAACGCGCGCGAAGTGTACGACGAAGGGCTCCAGATTCCGCCGCTCAAACTGTACCGGGCCGGCGACCCCAACGACGACCTCATGGCGCTGATCGGCGCCAACGTCCGCCGTCCCGAGATGGTGCTCGGCGACATTCAGGCCCAGGTCTCGAGCAACCGAATCGGCGCGGACCGCCTGCTGGCATTTATGGACGAGTACGGGCTCGACTCGCTCGCGTCGCTCGCGCACACGGTCCAGTCGCGCGCGGAGCAGGCGATGCGCGACGCGATCCGGGCCGTGCCGGACGGCACCTACCGCAGCGACGTCTGGTACGACGGCCTGGACGAGCCGCTGCGCCTCCCCTGTGGCGTGGCCGTCGCGGGCGACGAGATCACGGTCGACTTTACCGGCGCGCCGCCGCAGTTACCCCGGGGCGGCATGAACTGTACCTACCACTACACGGCCGCGCACACCACCTACGCGCTCAAGTCGATCCTGACGCCGGAAATCCGGTCGAACGCCGGATGCTACCGGCCGTTTCACGTCGTCGCGCCGGAAGGGTCCGTGCTCAACTGCCGGCATCCGGCGTCGGTCAACGAGCGCACGCACACGGGCTGGTATCTCGGCCCCGCCGTCTTCCGGGCGCTCGCCGAGGTGCTTCCCGATCAGGTGCAGGCGTTCACCGGCCTGCCGATCGGCATGGGCAGTTACGGGCGCGACGCGGAGGGGCGGCCCTTCAACGACCATCTCTTCCAAGGCGGCGGCCAGGGCGCGAGCGCGCACGGCGACGGCAAGTCCGCGCTGCTGTATCCGACGTCCGCGGCGAACGTCTCGGTGGAGATGTTCGAGAGCCGGACGCCGCTGGTCGTGGAGTGCAAGGAGCTGATCGCGGACTCCGGCGGTCCGGGCCGCCATCGCGGCGGTCTCGGGCAGCGCGTCCGCATGCGTCTGCGCCGGCCCAGCCCGAACCCGGTGTTGGTCGACTTCCGGCCGCACGGCATGCTGGTGTCGACGCCGGGCCTGCACGGAGGACTCGCCGGCCGCCGCGCACGAGCGTTCGTCGTCGAGGACGGCCGCGTTCGTGAGGCCGGGGCCAATGTCGGGGTGGCGGAACTCCGCGGCACGGAGGAGCGGGCGACGATCGAGATCGCGGGCGGCAGCGGATTCGGCGACCCCGCGACGCGGCCGGCCCCCGAGATCCAAGCCGACTTGGACGATGGCTATGTGACCGCGGAGGGCATCGCCGCCCACGGCGTGGCGATTTCTCCGGACGGGAGGGTGCGACGGTGA
- a CDS encoding DinB family protein — protein MTAHPIDPARVYDVQTQARRRLFDWIRPLTQAQYTRPFPFGLATLRATLIEIPFTELYLAMRLREEVLPPFSDWPIGEHRQPTFADLEAVWEPQMRETRATLARTTDWDREVTSEIRWPDRVVAVTATKADIATQLLLHEVHHRAQAMAILRLLGVPAQDLDYIGFVQRRSVRTDDRAPESSGDLR, from the coding sequence GTGACCGCGCATCCGATCGACCCGGCCCGCGTCTACGACGTGCAGACGCAGGCCCGCCGGCGGCTGTTCGACTGGATCCGCCCGCTCACGCAGGCGCAGTACACCCGGCCGTTCCCGTTCGGCCTCGCCACGCTGCGCGCGACGCTAATCGAAATCCCGTTCACCGAATTGTATCTGGCCATGCGGCTACGCGAAGAAGTCCTCCCGCCGTTTTCGGACTGGCCCATCGGCGAGCACCGCCAGCCCACGTTTGCCGATCTCGAGGCCGTCTGGGAGCCACAGATGCGCGAGACGCGGGCGACCCTGGCGCGAACCACCGATTGGGACCGCGAGGTGACCTCCGAGATCCGCTGGCCGGACCGGGTCGTCGCCGTGACGGCGACCAAGGCCGACATCGCCACGCAACTGCTGCTCCACGAGGTGCACCACCGTGCGCAGGCGATGGCGATCCTCCGGCTGCTCGGCGTACCGGCGCAGGACCTCGATTACATCGGGTTTGTGCAGCGGCGGAGTGTACGGACAGACGATCGCGCCCCGGAGAGTTCCGGGGATCTGCGATAA